From the genome of Acidaminococcus sp.:
ACGTGCAAGTCGAAAGATAAATAAAAGCTAAATAAATGAACTTAATTGAAAAAAGTTTTCTATTTTGTCATAGCCGGCCGTCTTTGGCGGCCGGCTATGGTCGACTGCGTCGACGGATTGAAGCCGTAGCCGACTCCGTCGGCTGGCCTTCGGCAGAAAGGGATATTCTTCACCGCAAGGAATCCCGCTATCTTTCTTTCCTCCACAACCTCCTTCCGAACGGACGAAAAAGAAGCTATCCTCCACCGCTGTCGTCAGCGCTTCCTGCCGTCAGTGCTGACTGCGGTTTCCCTCCTTTCGAAGCCGTGAAGCGGCTTGAAAGGAGGTCCCAAAGGAATTCCAAACCTAACGGTTTGGCTAAAAAAAGGCTGTGTAGCAATGATGGCCCATTGCTTCACAGCCCTTTTTTACGTTCATTATTTTACCAGTTCGTATCCGGCATCGGTGATTGCTTTATCAAATTCAGCAACAGGAATGTCACGGCTGGCAGTTACTTTAGCAGTACCTTTTTCCAGGTTGACATCCACAGCAGATACACCGTCCAGAGCAGCCAGGGCATCGTGTACATGCTGCTGGCAATGTGCGCACATCATACCTTTTACATTTAACGTCTTTTCCATATACGATTCATCCTTTCTGTCATTTCATCAATTTTTGAAGGGTTTCACACAGTTCATCAACGACCTGATCATCTCCGTTGCGGATGTCTTGCACCACGCAGGATTTGATGTGGTCAGCCAGTAATTTTTTGTTGAAGGCATTCAGACCGCACGTAATGGCGCTGACCTGGGTCAGAATATCCACACAGTACCGGTCTTCTTCAAGCATCCTCTTGATTCCGCGAACCTGACCCTCAATCCGGTTCAATCTCTTGATAAGATCCTTGTACTCACTGCCCTCTTTGTTTCGTTTCGTCGTTTCATGCAGCATTTTACTATACCTCCGTTATGTATATATAATACTCGTTTTGTGGAAAGATGTCAAACGCTTTCTTTGCTGTTACGAATAATTAATATTTGCTGGAGATTGATAAAAAGTTTTAATACCCCTACCCTGTATAAATTCAAGAAGTAGTGAGAAGTAGAAAGTACGCTGGTGCGGCAGATTGTCAGGTAAATTCCAGACAAAAAAGCTGTGGCGCTTCGCGCAAAAAAAGCTGTGGCCGCCATTGGCGGCGGGGCTGCGACAGCAAAAAAGCACTTTTAACGTTTAGCATTCAGCTTTTAGCCCAGCCTGCGAAAGATTGGTTTGTGGATAGACGACAGTGGTTAGTACTGTAGTGCAAGCAGATACTTTGGCTGATTTACGAAGACAATTGCAGCGAGCAGTTAATTGGCCTTCGGCAGAAAGGGAGTGTCCAAACCGCTTGTCGGTTTGCTTCCGCGGATGGCCGGCAACCCGCGACCAGATACCAGCGCTGTTAAGGAAGGTTTTCGCAAAATTTTAAATGCTAACGGTTCGGCTTAACGAAAAACCGGAAAGGTTCCCAAAACGGGAATCTTTCCGGTTTGTAAATCTATAATCGCTTATTTAAGCACTTCTACGCAGCGATGGCACAGGGTCGGATGTTCTGCGTCCTGGCCAACCGTCTCGTCGTATCTCCAGCAGCGTTCACACTTATGGCCTTCGGCCGGGGAAACTTTGACCGTCAGATCCTGACGATCCGTCTTTTCTCCGCCTTCCGTACCTTCATGCAGTGCTACCTGGGAAACAATGAGCAGCGTTGGCAGGTCTTTTTCTACGCGGCGCAGTACTTCCAGTGCTTCGCCGTCTGCATAGAGATCAACCTTAGCATCAAGGGAATTACCAATCTTCTTGTCGCGGCGGGCATTTTCCAGAATCTTCATGATTTCGCCGCGGACTTTGATGAAGCTGTTCCACTTCTGCAGTTCATCTTTGTTGATGTATTCCTCATGCAGCTTCGGCCATTCGAGCAGCAGTACGCTGACAGGTGCATCGGCCGGCTTCTTGAGCTGCTGGTAAACTTCTTCCATCGTGAAGCTCAGGATTGGCGTCAGCATGACCATGAGGTCATACAGGATTTCATACATAGCCGTCTGAGCGCTGCGGCGCTTCGGATCATTCGGCTTGCTCGTATACAGACGGTCCTTGATGATATCCAGATAGAAGGAGCTCATGTCTACCGTGCAGAATTCGTGAACAGCATGATACACCAGATGGAAATCATACTCTTCATACGCATTCTTTACGTACTTCTTCAGTTCCTGCAGGCGCATCAGTGCGTACTGATCCAGTTCTTCCATGTCGGCGAAAGCTACTTTGTCCTTTTCATAGTCAAAGTCATAGGTGTTGCCGAGGATGTAACGGATGGTGTTGCGAATCTTACGGTATACTTCGGCAATCTGTTTCAGGATCAGCTTGGAGATTCTGACATCGCCCTTGTAGTCTACGGAAGATACCCACAGACGAACAATATCGGCACCGTAATCCTTGATAACATCT
Proteins encoded in this window:
- a CDS encoding heavy-metal-associated domain-containing protein, translated to MEKTLNVKGMMCAHCQQHVHDALAALDGVSAVDVNLEKGTAKVTASRDIPVAEFDKAITDAGYELVK
- a CDS encoding metal-sensing transcriptional repressor, with the translated sequence MLHETTKRNKEGSEYKDLIKRLNRIEGQVRGIKRMLEEDRYCVDILTQVSAITCGLNAFNKKLLADHIKSCVVQDIRNGDDQVVDELCETLQKLMK